The Cinclus cinclus chromosome 3, bCinCin1.1, whole genome shotgun sequence genome has a window encoding:
- the UFL1 gene encoding E3 UFM1-protein ligase 1 isoform X1, with protein MAAAWEEIRRLAADFQRAQFAEVAHRLSERNCIEIVTKLIAEKQLEVVHTLDGKEYVTPAQISKEIRDELHVCGGRVNIVDLQQVINVDLLHIENRANDIVKSEKGIQLVLGQLINESYLDQLAEEINDKLQETGQVTVSELCKAYDLPGDFLIQALSRRLGRIIHGQLDQENRGVIFTEAFVSRHRARIRGLFTAITRPTPVSSLINRYGFQEHLLYSLLEELVNAGRLKGTVVGGRQDKAVFVPDIYSRTQNKWVDSFFKQNGYLEFDALYRLGIPDPAGYIKKRYKSAQLLFLRAACVGQEIVDQVEASVEEAISSGNWIDVATLLPSSLSVEDVGILLQQVMRSLNKSSSGLIFSDTIAVSEKFLSSCADLFSDLMQQRAEKEIKNNPVNLITEEDLKQASCLENSYANKKDKKDERRKKATEGSGSVRGGGGGNAREIKIKKTKKKGRKDADSDEESQGTAAGRNKKLEFPFMSQEEIEDVLKTRMQDCPEELITEIAEHLRRPLTKTYQEVVRSVFTSSTSSSGANRRQAMKDLQEEFSNLYNNIRLFEKGAKHFTDDTLAKHLLKTLCTDITNLVFNFLASESMMTTENYSTITSEGRIKILGKLPEDTKSPLTKLHTSLNGKSIEDFLSCLDSAVDICGIMVKKGDKKKERQVLFQHRQALIEQLKVTEDPALVLHLTSVLLFQFSTHCMLHAPGRSVPQIINFLSGKIPEDQHSLIVKYHGLVVKQLTTQTKKTEHGDSDTKDNMEEEEGAQSIRKELQEITTSIKDLVLRPRKFSVTEE; from the exons ATGGCGGCGGCCTGGGAGGAGATCCGGCGGCTGGCGGCCGATTTCCAGCGGGCGCAGTTCGCCGAGGTAGCCCACAG ATTGTCGGAACGGAATTGTATTGAAATTGTCACAAAGCTGAttgcagaaaagcagctggaagTCGTGCACACGCTTGATGGCAAGGAATATGTCACTCCAGCACAGATTAGTAAGGAGATCCGCGATGAGCTTCATGTTTGTGGTG GTCGAGTTAACATTGTCGACTTACAACAG gtaataAATGTGGACCTTCTGCACATTGAAAACAGAGCTAATGACATTGTTAAATCTGAAAAAGGTATTCAGCTTGTACTGGGACAGCTTATAAATGA GAGTTATCTGGATCAAttagcagaagaaataaatgataAACTACAGGAAACTGGCCAGGTGACAGTAtcagagctctgcaaggcaTACGACCTTCCAGGAGACTTCCTGATACAG GCATTATCCAGGCGTTTGGGCAGAATTATTCATGGACAACTAGACCAGGAAAACCGTGGGGTGATTTTTACAGAAGCCTTTGTGTCCCGCCATCGAGCACGCATTCGTGGGCTCTTCACTGCGATCACGCG gcCTACACCTGTAAGTAGCTTGATCAATCGATACGGATTTCAAGAACATTTACTTTACT CTTTGCTAGAAGAACTTGTTAACGCTGGTCGTCTGAAAGGCACCGTGGTTGGTGGGAGACAGGATAAGGCTGTGTTTGTTCCAGACATCTATTCCAGAACACAGAACAAATGGGTGGATTCCTTTTTCAAGCAGAATGGTTACTTAG AATTTGATGCATTGTATAGACTTGGCATCCCTGACCCAGCAggctacattaaaaaaagataCAAGTCCGCACAGCTCTTATTTCTGAGAGCAGCTTGTGTTGGTCAAGAAATTGTGGATCAAGTTGAAGCCTCTGTGGAGGAAGCCATCAGCTCTGGAAACTGGATAGATGTAGCA ACTCTTCTGCCCAGCTCATTGTCAGTAGAAGATGTGGGGATTTTGCTTCAGCAAGTGATGAGATCTTTAAACAAAAGCTCTTCAGGTTTAATCTTCAGTGACACCATTGCAGTCAGTGAGAAATTTCTAAGCAGCTGTGCTGACCTCTTTTCTGATCTGATGCAACAGAGAGCAGAAAAG gaaattaaaaacaacccTGTTAATTTAATCACTGAAGAAGATTTAAAACAAGCTTCTTGTTTAGAGAACTCATATGctaataaaaaagacaaaaaggatgaaagaagaaagaaagcaacAG AGGGCAGTGGAAGCGTgagaggaggaggtggtgggaATGCCAGAGAGATAAAGATTAAGAAAAccaagaagaaaggaagaaaggatgcTGATAGCGATGAAGAGTCGCAAGGGACTGCTGCAg GGAGGAATAAGAAGCTGGAGTTTCCTTTCATGTCACAAGAGGAAATTGAGGATGTTTTAAAGACCCGCATGCAGGATTGCCCTGAAGAACTTATTACAGAAATTGCTGAACATCTAAGAAG ACCCTTGACAAAAACTTACCAGGAAGTTGTGCGTTCCGTTTTTACATCTTCAACATCTTCCTCTGGAGCCAACAGAAGACAGGCTATGAAGGACTTGCAGGAGGAATTCTCAAACTTGTACAACAACATTCGGTTATTTGAAAAGGGAGCAAAACATTTCACAG atgATACTCTTGCCAAACACCTGTTGAAGACTCTGTGTACAGACATTACAAATCTGGTTTTTAACTTCTTGGCATCTGAGTCAATGATGACAACAGAAAATTACTCTACAATCACAAGTGAG GGCAGAATCAAGATTTTAGGTAAACTGCCAGAAGATACCAAAAGTCCTTTAACTAAACTGCATACTTCTCTGAATGGCAAG agtATAGAAGATTTTCTTTCGTGCCTTGATTCTGCAGTGGATATTTGTGGTATTATGGtgaaaaaaggagacaaaaagaaggaaag GCAAGTCTTGTTTCAACATAGACAAGCTCTGATCGAACAGCTCAAAGTCACAGAAGATCCAGCTCTTGTTCTGCACCTGACATCAGTAttgttatttcagttttcaacTCACTGCATGCTTCATGCACCAGGAAGATCAGTACCACAGATCATTAATTTCCTAAGTGGCAAGATTCCAGAG GATCAGCATTCACTGATAGTCAAGTACCATGGATTAGTGGTGAAACAATTGACCACCCAGACTAAGAAAACTGAACATGGAGACAGTGACACAAAAGATAAcatggaagaggaggaaggagcacaAAGCATTCGAAAAGAGCTCCAGGAAATCACTACCTCTATCAAAGATCTTGTTCTCAGACCTAGGAAATTTTCTGTAACAGAGGAATAA
- the UFL1 gene encoding E3 UFM1-protein ligase 1 isoform X2 gives MAAAWEEIRRLAADFQRAQFAEVAHRLSERNCIEIVTKLIAEKQLEVVHTLDGKEYVTPAQISKEIRDELHVCGGRVNIVDLQQVINVDLLHIENRANDIVKSEKGIQLVLGQLINESYLDQLAEEINDKLQETGQVTVSELCKAYDLPGDFLIQALSRRLGRIIHGQLDQENRGVIFTEAFVSRHRARIRGLFTAITRPTPVSSLINRYGFQEHLLYSLLEELVNAGRLKGTVVGGRQDKAVFVPDIYSRTQNKWVDSFFKQNGYLEFDALYRLGIPDPAGYIKKRYKSAQLLFLRAACVGQEIVDQVEASVEEAISSGNWIDVATLLPSSLSVEDVGILLQQVMRSLNKSSSGLIFSDTIAVSEKFLSSCADLFSDLMQQRAEKEIKNNPVNLITEEDLKQASCLENSYANKKDKKDERRKKATEGSGSVRGGGGGNAREIKIKKTKKKGRKDADSDEESQGTAAGRNKKLEFPFMSQEEIEDVLKTRMQDCPEELITEIAEHLRRPLTKTYQEVVRSVFTSSTSSSGANRRQAMKDLQEEFSNLYNNIRLFEKGAKHFTDDTLAKHLLKTLCTDITNLVFNFLASESMMTTENYSTITMDICGIMVKKGDKKKERQVLFQHRQALIEQLKVTEDPALVLHLTSVLLFQFSTHCMLHAPGRSVPQIINFLSGKIPEDQHSLIVKYHGLVVKQLTTQTKKTEHGDSDTKDNMEEEEGAQSIRKELQEITTSIKDLVLRPRKFSVTEE, from the exons ATGGCGGCGGCCTGGGAGGAGATCCGGCGGCTGGCGGCCGATTTCCAGCGGGCGCAGTTCGCCGAGGTAGCCCACAG ATTGTCGGAACGGAATTGTATTGAAATTGTCACAAAGCTGAttgcagaaaagcagctggaagTCGTGCACACGCTTGATGGCAAGGAATATGTCACTCCAGCACAGATTAGTAAGGAGATCCGCGATGAGCTTCATGTTTGTGGTG GTCGAGTTAACATTGTCGACTTACAACAG gtaataAATGTGGACCTTCTGCACATTGAAAACAGAGCTAATGACATTGTTAAATCTGAAAAAGGTATTCAGCTTGTACTGGGACAGCTTATAAATGA GAGTTATCTGGATCAAttagcagaagaaataaatgataAACTACAGGAAACTGGCCAGGTGACAGTAtcagagctctgcaaggcaTACGACCTTCCAGGAGACTTCCTGATACAG GCATTATCCAGGCGTTTGGGCAGAATTATTCATGGACAACTAGACCAGGAAAACCGTGGGGTGATTTTTACAGAAGCCTTTGTGTCCCGCCATCGAGCACGCATTCGTGGGCTCTTCACTGCGATCACGCG gcCTACACCTGTAAGTAGCTTGATCAATCGATACGGATTTCAAGAACATTTACTTTACT CTTTGCTAGAAGAACTTGTTAACGCTGGTCGTCTGAAAGGCACCGTGGTTGGTGGGAGACAGGATAAGGCTGTGTTTGTTCCAGACATCTATTCCAGAACACAGAACAAATGGGTGGATTCCTTTTTCAAGCAGAATGGTTACTTAG AATTTGATGCATTGTATAGACTTGGCATCCCTGACCCAGCAggctacattaaaaaaagataCAAGTCCGCACAGCTCTTATTTCTGAGAGCAGCTTGTGTTGGTCAAGAAATTGTGGATCAAGTTGAAGCCTCTGTGGAGGAAGCCATCAGCTCTGGAAACTGGATAGATGTAGCA ACTCTTCTGCCCAGCTCATTGTCAGTAGAAGATGTGGGGATTTTGCTTCAGCAAGTGATGAGATCTTTAAACAAAAGCTCTTCAGGTTTAATCTTCAGTGACACCATTGCAGTCAGTGAGAAATTTCTAAGCAGCTGTGCTGACCTCTTTTCTGATCTGATGCAACAGAGAGCAGAAAAG gaaattaaaaacaacccTGTTAATTTAATCACTGAAGAAGATTTAAAACAAGCTTCTTGTTTAGAGAACTCATATGctaataaaaaagacaaaaaggatgaaagaagaaagaaagcaacAG AGGGCAGTGGAAGCGTgagaggaggaggtggtgggaATGCCAGAGAGATAAAGATTAAGAAAAccaagaagaaaggaagaaaggatgcTGATAGCGATGAAGAGTCGCAAGGGACTGCTGCAg GGAGGAATAAGAAGCTGGAGTTTCCTTTCATGTCACAAGAGGAAATTGAGGATGTTTTAAAGACCCGCATGCAGGATTGCCCTGAAGAACTTATTACAGAAATTGCTGAACATCTAAGAAG ACCCTTGACAAAAACTTACCAGGAAGTTGTGCGTTCCGTTTTTACATCTTCAACATCTTCCTCTGGAGCCAACAGAAGACAGGCTATGAAGGACTTGCAGGAGGAATTCTCAAACTTGTACAACAACATTCGGTTATTTGAAAAGGGAGCAAAACATTTCACAG atgATACTCTTGCCAAACACCTGTTGAAGACTCTGTGTACAGACATTACAAATCTGGTTTTTAACTTCTTGGCATCTGAGTCAATGATGACAACAGAAAATTACTCTACAATCACAA TGGATATTTGTGGTATTATGGtgaaaaaaggagacaaaaagaaggaaag GCAAGTCTTGTTTCAACATAGACAAGCTCTGATCGAACAGCTCAAAGTCACAGAAGATCCAGCTCTTGTTCTGCACCTGACATCAGTAttgttatttcagttttcaacTCACTGCATGCTTCATGCACCAGGAAGATCAGTACCACAGATCATTAATTTCCTAAGTGGCAAGATTCCAGAG GATCAGCATTCACTGATAGTCAAGTACCATGGATTAGTGGTGAAACAATTGACCACCCAGACTAAGAAAACTGAACATGGAGACAGTGACACAAAAGATAAcatggaagaggaggaaggagcacaAAGCATTCGAAAAGAGCTCCAGGAAATCACTACCTCTATCAAAGATCTTGTTCTCAGACCTAGGAAATTTTCTGTAACAGAGGAATAA